AGTCGGCGAGTTCGTGCACTTTGCCTGCACCTCCGAAGACATCAACAACCTGTCCCACGCGCTGATGCTGCGCGCCGGCCGCGACCAGGTGCTGCTGCCGGCGATGAATCGCATTGTCAGCGTCGTGGCCGAGCTGGCCCAGAAGTTTGCCGACGTGCCAATGCTGTCACGCACCCACGGTCAGACCGCCAGCCCCACTACCGTAGGCAAGGAACTGGCCAACGTGGTGGCGCGACTGCGCCGCCAGGTACAGCAGATCCACAGCGTCGAACTGCTGGGCAAGATCAACGGTGCCGTGGGTAACTACAATGCGCACCTGTCGGCTTACCCGGAGGTAGACTGGGAGAAAAATGCCGAGGAGTTCGTGACCTCCCTGGGCCTGAGCTGGAACCCCTACACCACCCAGATCGAGCCGCACGACTATATCGCCGAGCTGTTCGACGCAGTCGCGCGTTTCAATACCATCCTGATCGATTTCGACCGCGATATCTGGGGCTACATCTCTCTGGGTTACTTCAAGCAGAAGGTCGTGGCGGGTGAAGTGGGCTCTTCCACCATGCCGCACAAGGTCAATCCGATCGACTTCGAGAACTCCGAGGGTAACCTGGGCCTGGCTAATGCGGTGTTCCAGCACCTGGCGGCCAAACTGCCGATCTCCCGCTGGCAGCGCGACCTGACCGATTCCACCGTGTTGCGCAATATGGGCGTGGGTGCCGGCTACGCGGTGATCGCGTACGAGGCCACACTGAAGGGCCTGGGCAAACTGGAACTCAACCGCGAGCGCCTGGCGGCCGACCTCGACAACGCCTGGGAAGTACTGGCGGAACCGATCCAGACCGTCATGCGCCGCTACAACATCGAAGAGCCCTACGAGAAATTGAAGGCGCTGACCCGTGGCCAGGGCATCAACCGCGAGACGCTGAAAGCGTTTATCGAGAAACTCGAGATTCCGGCGGAAGCCAAGAAGGCCTTGCACGAGATGACCCCGGCGAGCTATATCGGCAACGCCGTGGATCAGGCCAACAAGATTTGATTTCGACTCTTTGACGGGCGCTACGCGCCCGTTTTTTCCTATCCCGCTGGCCTTGTGCCGAACCGGGAGGGCGCTCTCCCTCCCGGTTTGCGAGCCAAGTGCCACGTCCTGATGCCTGGTGCACGATCGTGGTCAAACCTCTTACTAATCTGGGCAATATGCCCGTCGCCGAATTCATGCGCGACTACTGGCAGCAGAAGCCGCTGCTGATCCGCAACGCCTTCCCCGACTTCGAGTCGCCAATTTCCGGTGAGGAACTCGCCGGGATGGCGCTGGAAGAGGCGGTGGAGTCGCGGCTGGTACTGGAAAATGGCGAAAGCGGCCCCTGGGAACTGCGCAACGGGCCGTTTAGCGAAGAAGATTTCCTGTCCCTGCCGAAAACACACTGGACCCTGCTGGTGCAGGCGGTGGACCAGTGGCTGTCGGAACTGGCGGAACTGAAGCAGGCGTTTCGCTTTATTCCGGATTGGCGCCTGGACGATGTGATGATCAGCTATGCCGCCGATCAGGGCAGTGTCGGGCCGCATTTCGATTACTACGATGTGTTCCTGCTGCAGGCGGAAGGCAAACGCCGCTGGCAGGTGGGCGCGAAAGCGGATGAAAGCAGCCCGCGCGTAGAGGGCACGCCGCTGAAGATCCTGCGTGAATTCACCGCCGAGGACAGCTGGGTGCTGGAGCCCGGCGACATGCTCTACCTGCCGCCGCAATACAGCCACTGGGGCGTGGCCGAGGGCGGTTGCACGACCATTTCCATCGGTTTTCGGGCGCCGTCGGCGCGCACGATCCTCGAGGACCTGGCCGCGGAGCTGGCGCACGGTCTGCCGGAACATCTGCGCTATACCGATGCGGGCCGGGCACCGGCCACAGCGCCGGCGGAAATCGATCCCGCTTCGGTACAGGGGTTGCGCGCGCAGTTGCAGGAGTGGCTGCAGCAGCCACAGAATATCGCGCAGTGGTTCGGTGCGGTCATGACCGAAGCCAAGTACCCGGATACCGTGGCGCTGGATGCGGGCAGCGCCGACGACTGGCGCGAGCAACTGGCGCAGGGCGCCGAGCTGGTGCTGAACCCGGCATCGCGCTGCGCCTTCTGTCGCGATCCGGAGACCCTGTTTGTGGACGGCGAGAGCTTCCCCGCTCCCCTGCCCTTTGCCGAGCAATTCTGCCAGACGCACCGGATTGTGCAGGCGGATGTCGAGCGCCATCCGCAAATGGCCGCGGCCGGTGGCCCGATCGAGTTGCTGGTGGCGCAGGGCACGCTGATCTATCCGCCCGAGGACTTCTGACATGAGCGTGGAAATTCGGCCCGCCGACTGGGCGCGGGAACGCGAGCAGATTCGCAGCGTGCGCGACGCGGTATTTGTGCGCGAACAGCAGGTGGACCCGAAAATCGAATGGGATGATTGCGAAGCGCGGGCGCAGCACTTCCTGGTCCTGCGCGATGGCACGGCGGTGGGCACCGGGCGCCTGCTGCCGAGTGGCAAGATCGGCCGTATGGCGATTCTCCAGTGCGAGCGCGGTACCGGCCTGGGCCTACGCCTGCTGGCACAGATCTGCGACTTCGCGCGGCAGCGCGGCGACAAGGAGGTCTACCTGCACGCCCAATGCCACGCCGAAGACTTCTACCACAAGGCCGGTTTCAGCACCGCGGGCGGGGTTTTCAGTGAAGCCGATATCCCGCATGTGAAAATGGTGCGCGCTCTTGGCTGACAGCGGGCAGAGCGCACAGGCGCTGGCCGATCTCGAGCAGTTTCGCTACGCGATGGTCGAGCTGCTGCGCGGCGCCAGTCGCGAAGTGGATATCTTCTCCGCGCAATTGGCGCACGCGCTGTATCACGATGCCGGCGTGACCGAGGCGCTGTCGGATTTTGCCCGCAGCAGCCGCGTTGCCCGTGTGCGCCTGCTGGTACGGGACACCGAACCGATGGTGCGCCGCTTTCACCGGGTCGCCGCCCTCTTCCAGCGCCTGAGTTCGCGAATTGAACTGCGCCGTATTGAGGCGACCGTGGACACCCCGGACTGGGAGTTTGCCATCGCCGATGGCCGTCAGCTGGTGGTGTGCGACGATCGCCGGCAGTGGTGCGGGTTGTTTGAACGCGCCAACCCGGCACGCGCGCGCCAGCTTGGCGATGCCTTTGAGCGCGAGTGGCCGCTGGCGGCGGCCGACCCGAATCTGCGTCGACTACAACTCTGACCGTTC
This region of Microbulbifer sp. SAOS-129_SWC genomic DNA includes:
- the purB gene encoding adenylosuccinate lyase; its protein translation is MTVELSALTAVSPIDGRYESKTAPLRDIFSEYGLIRARVEVEVRWLQQLSRHPEIAEVQLFDGAATTLLDSIVAEFSIDDARRIKEIERTTNHDVKAVEYFLKEKISANEALAKVGEFVHFACTSEDINNLSHALMLRAGRDQVLLPAMNRIVSVVAELAQKFADVPMLSRTHGQTASPTTVGKELANVVARLRRQVQQIHSVELLGKINGAVGNYNAHLSAYPEVDWEKNAEEFVTSLGLSWNPYTTQIEPHDYIAELFDAVARFNTILIDFDRDIWGYISLGYFKQKVVAGEVGSSTMPHKVNPIDFENSEGNLGLANAVFQHLAAKLPISRWQRDLTDSTVLRNMGVGAGYAVIAYEATLKGLGKLELNRERLAADLDNAWEVLAEPIQTVMRRYNIEEPYEKLKALTRGQGINRETLKAFIEKLEIPAEAKKALHEMTPASYIGNAVDQANKI
- a CDS encoding cupin domain-containing protein, whose protein sequence is MVKPLTNLGNMPVAEFMRDYWQQKPLLIRNAFPDFESPISGEELAGMALEEAVESRLVLENGESGPWELRNGPFSEEDFLSLPKTHWTLLVQAVDQWLSELAELKQAFRFIPDWRLDDVMISYAADQGSVGPHFDYYDVFLLQAEGKRRWQVGAKADESSPRVEGTPLKILREFTAEDSWVLEPGDMLYLPPQYSHWGVAEGGCTTISIGFRAPSARTILEDLAAELAHGLPEHLRYTDAGRAPATAPAEIDPASVQGLRAQLQEWLQQPQNIAQWFGAVMTEAKYPDTVALDAGSADDWREQLAQGAELVLNPASRCAFCRDPETLFVDGESFPAPLPFAEQFCQTHRIVQADVERHPQMAAAGGPIELLVAQGTLIYPPEDF
- a CDS encoding GNAT family N-acetyltransferase yields the protein MSVEIRPADWAREREQIRSVRDAVFVREQQVDPKIEWDDCEARAQHFLVLRDGTAVGTGRLLPSGKIGRMAILQCERGTGLGLRLLAQICDFARQRGDKEVYLHAQCHAEDFYHKAGFSTAGGVFSEADIPHVKMVRALG